Proteins encoded by one window of Bryobacteraceae bacterium:
- a CDS encoding protein kinase, translating into MECRLGQILANLDHPNIARVLDGGVTGDGVPYVVMEFVDGEPIDQYADRIGLNERLALFRIVCGAVHYAHQNLVVHRDLKPANIVVAAGGAPKLLDFGIAKLLKPDEHRPGRDSRRRAADDARLGESRADPRSACIDGKRRLFARCDVVPASDWPSAVRTRRAALY; encoded by the coding sequence TTGGAATGCCGGCTCGGCCAGATTCTCGCCAACCTCGACCACCCGAACATCGCCCGCGTGCTCGACGGCGGCGTCACCGGCGACGGCGTCCCCTACGTGGTGATGGAGTTCGTCGACGGCGAGCCGATCGACCAGTACGCGGACCGCATCGGATTGAACGAGCGCCTGGCGCTGTTCCGCATTGTTTGCGGCGCCGTCCACTACGCCCACCAGAATCTCGTGGTGCACCGCGACCTGAAGCCGGCCAATATCGTGGTGGCGGCCGGCGGGGCGCCGAAGCTACTCGACTTCGGGATCGCGAAACTCCTCAAGCCAGACGAACATCGACCCGGCCGAGACTCACGCCGTCGGGCGGCTGATGACGCCCGCCTTGGCGAGTCCCGAGCAGATCCCCGGAGCGCCTGCATCGACGGCAAGCGACGTCTATTCGCCCGGTGTGACGTTGTACCGGCTTCTGACTGGCCGTCGGCCGTACGAACTCGAAGGGCTGCCTTATATTGA
- a CDS encoding ECF-type sigma factor, translating to MSPPALQLLERWRGGDEESCRELIPIVYTELRKLAHDALRGESSGHTLSTTALVNEAFLRLLGSGVKVGDQVHLLALASRLMRRILIDHARAGGSEKRGAGAPHIPMEDYLGGRAEPVVDMRAPATEARQGKAA from the coding sequence GTGAGCCCGCCCGCCCTCCAACTGCTCGAACGATGGCGCGGCGGCGATGAGGAGTCGTGCCGGGAACTGATCCCGATCGTCTACACTGAGCTCCGGAAGCTGGCCCACGATGCGCTTCGCGGCGAGTCCTCCGGCCACACGCTCAGCACCACGGCGCTGGTGAACGAGGCGTTCCTGCGGCTGCTCGGCTCCGGGGTGAAAGTCGGCGATCAGGTGCATCTGCTGGCGCTGGCGTCGCGGCTGATGCGGCGGATCCTGATCGACCATGCGCGGGCCGGAGGAAGTGAGAAGCGCGGGGCGGGCGCGCCGCACATCCCAATGGAGGATTACCTCGGCGGACGCGCCGAGCCGGTGGTGGACATGCGTGCACCGGCAACTGAAGCTCGCCAAGGCAAGGCTGCATGA
- a CDS encoding DNA alkylation repair protein: MTLAETMAALESMGTAQNRKVYARHGYPAATFGVSYANLGKLAKRIRKDHDLAVALWGAGNSDARALALMVADPDAASEAEIDAWMADTCYYVLAGALAGYVHKTRFAQKKRKQWTGAKEEFTRQAGWDLVAHAAMQDDSLDDAYFERQLETIEKKIGRTPPNRVRHAMNSALIAIGVRNPRLRKLAEAAAGRIGKVEVDHGETGCKTPDAVSYIARTMARSAKRSRPR, encoded by the coding sequence ATGACCCTCGCCGAAACGATGGCCGCGCTCGAATCGATGGGCACGGCCCAGAACCGCAAGGTCTACGCGCGCCACGGGTACCCGGCGGCAACGTTCGGCGTCAGCTACGCCAATCTCGGGAAGCTCGCCAAGCGGATCCGGAAAGATCACGACCTGGCGGTGGCCCTGTGGGGCGCCGGCAACTCCGACGCGCGCGCATTGGCGCTGATGGTTGCCGATCCGGACGCGGCCTCCGAAGCCGAGATCGATGCGTGGATGGCCGATACCTGCTACTACGTTCTGGCCGGCGCGCTCGCGGGCTATGTCCACAAGACGCGGTTCGCGCAGAAGAAGCGGAAGCAGTGGACGGGAGCGAAAGAGGAATTCACGCGCCAAGCCGGCTGGGATCTCGTCGCCCATGCCGCCATGCAAGACGATTCGCTGGACGACGCCTACTTCGAGCGGCAGCTCGAAACGATCGAGAAGAAGATCGGCAGGACGCCGCCCAACCGCGTGCGACATGCGATGAACAGCGCCTTGATCGCGATCGGAGTCCGGAACCCGAGACTGCGGAAACTCGCCGAGGCCGCCGCCGGGCGGATCGGCAAGGTGGAAGTGGATCATGGCGAGACCGGGTGCAAGACGCCGGACGCGGTGAGCTACATCGCCAGGACCATGGCGCGATCGGCGAAACGCTCGCGGCCGCGCTAG